One window of the Niallia circulans genome contains the following:
- a CDS encoding chemotaxis protein CheX has translation MTLTKSTTEILNATIEAVKGVIPCELQIEKPSLTVSPFILQSLGVLIGLTGDFRGRIIIDGNEQVFGKIGESMYGMFLEGPMLESFSGELGNMLAGNLSTFVSQSGIEIDITPPTVLAGQTKLSGFDKALTLPISLQNIGQLNIVLILEI, from the coding sequence GTGACATTAACAAAAAGTACTACTGAAATTTTAAACGCAACTATAGAAGCTGTAAAAGGTGTTATTCCCTGCGAACTACAAATTGAGAAGCCAAGTTTAACTGTATCACCATTTATTTTACAATCTTTAGGGGTTTTAATAGGATTAACAGGTGATTTCCGTGGTCGAATTATTATTGACGGAAACGAACAGGTTTTTGGTAAGATTGGCGAATCCATGTATGGGATGTTCTTGGAAGGGCCAATGCTAGAATCATTCTCTGGGGAATTAGGTAATATGCTTGCTGGAAATTTATCTACCTTTGTATCTCAAAGTGGAATTGAAATAGATATTACACCACCTACTGTTTTAGCAGGTCAAACGAAGCTTTCTGGGTTTGATAAGGCTCTAACCCTGCCGATTTCGCTTCAAAATATTGGGCAATTAAACATTGTGCTAATTTTAGAGATTTAA
- a CDS encoding carboxypeptidase M32 — MEEQFLNYVKKIGAYNEALALIYWDLRTGAPKKGVDQRTEVIGVLSSELFELSTSEELESYLTVLSEESIQDQLSLITRKTVEEMKKEFDRNKKIPADEHKEYVMLQSKAESVWEEAKEKADFSLFQPYLEKLVEMNKRFIEYWGHKENKYDVLLDMYEPGMTVAILDEVFSNVKDKIIPLVHKIAASKNSPTTDFLFHPFPAENQEAFSLDVLKQVGYDFDAGRLDKTVHPFATGINPGDVRITTKYDESDFRVAVFGTIHEAGHALYEQNISKELIGTPLCTGTSMGIHESQSLFYENFVGRNLAFWKHNYEALKSFANGQFDEVTVEDFYRAINESKPSLIRIEADELTYPLHIMIRYEMEKGLFDGDFEVKDLPAIWNEKYKTYLGVVPENDGEGVLQDVHWAGGSFGYFPSYALGYMYAAQLKQVMVKDIPDFDALLEQGNLLPIKEWLNEKIHRFGKMKKPLEILKDVTGEGLNAQYLIDYLYKKYSDVYQLEL; from the coding sequence ATGGAAGAACAATTTTTAAATTATGTGAAAAAGATAGGGGCATACAATGAAGCACTTGCTCTAATTTACTGGGATTTACGTACAGGTGCTCCAAAAAAGGGAGTAGACCAACGAACAGAAGTAATTGGTGTCCTATCCTCTGAATTATTTGAATTATCAACTTCTGAAGAGCTAGAATCCTATCTTACTGTCCTGTCTGAGGAAAGTATCCAAGATCAATTATCACTAATTACAAGAAAGACAGTGGAAGAAATGAAAAAGGAATTTGATCGCAATAAAAAAATTCCTGCAGACGAACATAAAGAATATGTGATGCTCCAATCAAAAGCGGAAAGTGTATGGGAAGAAGCGAAAGAAAAAGCGGATTTTTCCTTGTTTCAGCCTTATCTTGAAAAATTAGTAGAGATGAATAAACGATTCATTGAATATTGGGGACATAAAGAAAATAAATATGATGTTTTATTAGATATGTATGAGCCAGGCATGACGGTTGCGATTTTAGATGAAGTATTTTCAAATGTAAAAGATAAAATTATCCCGTTAGTACATAAAATTGCTGCTTCAAAGAATAGCCCGACTACTGACTTTTTATTTCACCCATTTCCAGCAGAAAATCAAGAGGCGTTTAGTCTTGATGTATTAAAACAAGTAGGTTACGATTTTGATGCTGGACGTCTAGATAAAACGGTGCATCCATTTGCGACTGGAATCAATCCTGGAGATGTTCGAATTACAACTAAATACGATGAATCTGATTTTAGAGTGGCAGTTTTTGGAACGATCCATGAAGCAGGTCATGCACTGTATGAACAAAATATTTCGAAAGAGCTAATCGGAACACCATTATGCACAGGTACCTCAATGGGTATTCATGAATCCCAATCACTATTTTATGAAAATTTTGTGGGAAGAAATCTTGCTTTCTGGAAGCATAATTATGAAGCTTTGAAATCATTTGCTAATGGTCAATTTGATGAAGTGACTGTGGAAGACTTTTATCGAGCAATTAATGAATCAAAGCCTTCATTGATTAGAATCGAAGCAGATGAACTAACATATCCACTACATATTATGATCCGTTATGAAATGGAGAAGGGCTTATTTGATGGTGATTTCGAAGTGAAGGATTTGCCGGCTATATGGAATGAAAAGTACAAAACTTATTTGGGGGTAGTTCCTGAAAATGATGGAGAGGGTGTTCTCCAAGATGTACATTGGGCAGGGGGAAGCTTTGGATATTTCCCATCCTATGCTCTAGGCTATATGTATGCTGCCCAACTAAAGCAGGTAATGGTGAAAGATATACCTGATTTCGATGCGTTATTAGAGCAGGGTAACTTGCTTCCTATTAAAGAGTGGCTGAATGAAAAAATTCATCGTTTTGGGAAAATGAAAAAACCGCTCGAAATATTAAAGGATGTAACAGGGGAAGGATTAAACGCCCAATATTTAATTGATTATTTATACAAAAAATATAGTGATGTTTATCAGCTTGAACTTTAA
- a CDS encoding ATP-dependent DNA helicase — MQNSMPFEVSKTESFYEKLGEWIGDVFYDILPEAGYELRDEQVYMAYQLEKAFKERKTIFAEAGVGTGKTFVYLLYSICYARYVNKPAIIACSDETLIEQLVKKEGDIAKLEEALGLNIDVRLAKSRNQYLCLTKLDQKITFEDTYNTIYDSLPDFVHGTGSLQSFSPYGDRKDYPDLNDKEWEGVAWDSMQDCFTCDKRHRCGQTLHRDYYRNAKDLIICSHDFYMEHIWTKEARKREGQLPLLPDSACVVFDEGHLLEYAAQSALTYRLTEQNLENLLTRLMANDVREKTLNIIEETIYQNEQFFRELTDASYKTEGSDKQEIKKTDRVIQAGKKLAGYISELEEELVFESEMYVINEYDLKVVEEYLEQISHSLGLFLKEMNGITWFEENNGERTLVIMPRLVQDIMQEEVFSQQKPIVFSSATLSENKSFEYMAKSIGAADYLSFSVDSPFDYEENMAVYIKSFNQNEDKEKQAYCYEELIKADGRSLVLFNSKEDLARFKDNLPQEFSLPIYFEGEREISTLVSKFQNEEQSILCAVNLWEGLDVPGRSLENVFIYSLPFPPNDPVYKSKRENVENPFLEVDLPYMVLRLRQGVGRLIRTHEDKGTIHLCMDTNVADLVKNAVIEALPVTAM, encoded by the coding sequence ATGCAAAATAGCATGCCATTTGAAGTATCAAAAACTGAATCATTTTACGAGAAGCTGGGAGAATGGATTGGCGATGTCTTTTATGACATTCTTCCAGAAGCAGGTTATGAACTACGTGATGAGCAAGTATATATGGCTTATCAATTAGAAAAAGCGTTTAAGGAAAGGAAAACAATTTTTGCAGAGGCTGGAGTAGGAACTGGAAAGACCTTTGTCTATTTATTATATAGCATTTGTTATGCCCGTTATGTAAACAAGCCTGCCATTATTGCTTGTTCAGATGAGACGTTAATTGAACAGCTAGTTAAAAAAGAAGGCGATATTGCAAAGTTAGAGGAGGCGCTTGGATTAAATATTGATGTTCGTTTAGCTAAATCACGAAATCAATATTTATGCTTAACTAAACTGGATCAAAAAATTACATTCGAAGATACGTATAATACGATTTATGACAGCCTTCCAGATTTTGTGCACGGAACAGGTTCATTACAATCTTTTTCACCCTATGGAGACAGAAAAGACTATCCAGATTTGAATGATAAGGAATGGGAAGGGGTAGCATGGGATTCCATGCAAGATTGTTTTACTTGTGATAAAAGACATCGCTGTGGGCAGACATTACATCGAGATTACTATCGTAATGCTAAGGATTTAATCATTTGTTCTCATGACTTTTATATGGAGCATATTTGGACAAAAGAAGCTAGAAAAAGGGAAGGACAGCTTCCTTTATTACCTGATAGTGCTTGTGTTGTTTTTGATGAAGGACATTTATTAGAATATGCTGCCCAAAGTGCATTAACATACCGATTGACAGAGCAAAACTTAGAAAATCTCTTAACGCGTTTAATGGCAAACGATGTACGTGAGAAAACCTTAAATATTATTGAAGAAACTATTTATCAAAATGAACAGTTTTTTAGAGAACTAACAGATGCTTCCTATAAAACAGAGGGTTCAGATAAACAGGAAATCAAAAAAACGGATCGAGTAATCCAAGCCGGTAAAAAATTAGCAGGCTATATTTCTGAGCTAGAGGAAGAGCTTGTCTTTGAAAGTGAAATGTATGTTATCAATGAGTACGATTTAAAAGTTGTAGAAGAATATTTAGAGCAGATTTCTCATTCGTTAGGGTTATTTTTAAAGGAAATGAACGGAATAACCTGGTTTGAGGAAAATAACGGGGAAAGAACACTTGTTATTATGCCAAGACTTGTACAAGATATTATGCAAGAAGAAGTATTTAGTCAACAAAAACCGATTGTCTTCTCTTCGGCAACATTATCTGAGAATAAATCCTTTGAATATATGGCCAAAAGTATTGGCGCAGCTGATTATTTATCGTTTTCTGTTGATTCTCCGTTTGATTATGAAGAGAATATGGCTGTATATATTAAGTCATTCAATCAGAATGAAGACAAAGAAAAACAAGCATATTGTTATGAAGAGTTAATAAAAGCAGATGGTCGATCGCTTGTTCTTTTCAATAGTAAAGAAGATTTAGCTAGATTTAAGGACAATCTGCCACAGGAATTTTCTTTGCCGATATATTTTGAAGGGGAAAGAGAAATTAGTACCCTTGTTTCAAAATTTCAAAATGAGGAACAATCAATCCTTTGTGCAGTAAACCTATGGGAAGGACTAGATGTACCAGGGCGATCATTAGAAAACGTATTTATCTATTCTTTGCCATTCCCTCCAAATGATCCGGTTTATAAAAGCAAACGGGAAAATGTGGAAAATCCTTTTCTAGAAGTCGATTTACCATATATGGTATTAAGACTGCGTCAAGGTGTTGGTCGTTTAATCCGTACACATGAAGATAAAGGTACCATTCATTTATGTATGGATACCAATGTAGCAGACCTAGTAAAGAATGCTGTAATCGAAGCATTACCAGTAACAGCAATGTAA
- a CDS encoding THUMP domain-containing class I SAM-dependent RNA methyltransferase — translation MRNFDLIATAAMGLEAIVAKEVRELGYECTVDNGKVLFKGDEKAIAKSNMWLRTADRVKIKVAEFKATTFDELFEKTKAIRWEEYLPVNAQFPVSGKSVKSKLFSVSDCQAIVKKAIVNRISTHYKKTGWLEENGALFKIEVAILKDIVTLTIDTSGQGLHKRGYRAGQGEAPLKETLAAALILLTNWTADRPFVDPFCGSGTIPIEAALIGQNIAPGFNRDFISETWDWMPSEVWEEVRQEAEEIANYDQPLEIIGTDIDHRMIQIAQENAFEAGLGDLITFKQMQVRDFTTMKENGVIVGNPPYGERLGDKPSVQKMYQEMGQAFAPLETWSIYMLTSDEEFETHYGRKATKKRKLFNGFIRTDYYQYWGKRKRD, via the coding sequence ATGAGAAATTTTGACTTAATTGCTACTGCAGCAATGGGACTTGAAGCAATAGTTGCAAAAGAGGTAAGAGAGCTAGGCTATGAATGTACGGTTGATAATGGTAAAGTTTTATTTAAAGGCGACGAAAAGGCAATTGCAAAAAGTAATATGTGGCTTCGTACTGCTGATCGTGTAAAGATTAAAGTTGCTGAATTTAAAGCCACAACCTTTGATGAGCTTTTTGAAAAAACGAAAGCAATAAGATGGGAAGAATATCTTCCGGTAAATGCACAATTCCCTGTTTCAGGTAAATCTGTGAAATCAAAGCTTTTTAGTGTATCGGACTGTCAAGCAATTGTTAAAAAGGCGATTGTTAATCGGATAAGCACTCATTATAAGAAAACAGGTTGGCTAGAGGAAAACGGCGCGTTATTTAAGATTGAAGTTGCTATTTTAAAGGATATCGTTACATTAACGATTGATACTTCAGGACAAGGACTCCATAAAAGGGGATATCGTGCAGGGCAAGGGGAAGCACCTTTAAAAGAGACACTTGCTGCTGCCTTAATTTTATTAACCAATTGGACTGCGGATCGACCTTTTGTAGATCCTTTTTGTGGATCTGGTACCATTCCAATTGAAGCAGCTTTAATTGGGCAAAATATTGCACCTGGCTTTAATCGTGATTTTATCTCGGAAACATGGGATTGGATGCCAAGTGAAGTCTGGGAAGAGGTACGTCAAGAAGCAGAAGAAATTGCAAACTATGATCAACCACTGGAAATCATTGGCACAGATATCGATCATCGGATGATTCAAATAGCGCAAGAAAATGCTTTTGAAGCAGGATTGGGAGACCTTATTACATTTAAGCAAATGCAAGTAAGAGATTTTACCACAATGAAAGAGAATGGTGTTATTGTGGGTAATCCGCCATATGGAGAACGGTTAGGCGATAAACCGTCTGTTCAAAAAATGTATCAGGAAATGGGCCAAGCATTTGCACCACTTGAAACATGGTCTATTTATATGCTTACAAGTGATGAAGAGTTTGAAACACATTATGGCAGGAAAGCGACGAAAAAGCGTAAACTATTCAATGGATTCATTCGAACAGATTATTATCAATACTGGGGCAAGCGAAAAAGAGACTAA
- the gpsB gene encoding cell division regulator GpsB, giving the protein MLSDKMKLTAKDILEKEFKTGVRGYKPEEVDKFLDLIIKDYETLHQEIEELQQENLRLKKLAEEASRRQPAPTTAGTTNFDILKRLSNLEKHVFGSKLYD; this is encoded by the coding sequence ATGCTATCAGATAAAATGAAACTAACAGCAAAAGATATTTTAGAAAAAGAATTTAAAACAGGTGTAAGAGGCTATAAACCAGAAGAAGTTGATAAGTTTTTGGATTTAATTATTAAAGATTATGAAACCCTTCACCAAGAAATTGAAGAACTGCAACAAGAGAATTTACGTTTGAAGAAGCTAGCAGAGGAAGCTAGTCGTAGACAGCCTGCTCCAACGACCGCTGGAACTACAAACTTCGATATCTTAAAAAGATTATCTAATTTAGAAAAGCATGTATTTGGAAGTAAGCTATATGATTAA
- a CDS encoding DUF1273 domain-containing protein, giving the protein MKIAVISGYKPFEIGIFKRDELAAEYIKIAIRKNLLAMLEEGLEWVLISGQLGTELWAAEVVYDLQMEEYPDLKLGVITPFLEQEQNWKEANQEWYEEIIMQADFVDSVSKKPYESPQQLKDKNIFLLKKSDALLLFYDEEKPGSPKYLYELAQKYQEQNTYEIRKIQFSDLQDIVEEIRFQDEY; this is encoded by the coding sequence ATGAAAATAGCCGTCATTTCTGGCTATAAGCCTTTCGAAATTGGAATATTTAAGCGAGACGAATTAGCAGCCGAATACATAAAGATAGCAATTAGAAAGAACTTGCTAGCAATGCTGGAAGAAGGACTTGAGTGGGTATTAATTAGTGGCCAGCTTGGAACAGAGCTATGGGCTGCAGAAGTAGTATATGATTTGCAGATGGAAGAATACCCAGACTTAAAACTAGGGGTGATTACGCCTTTCCTTGAACAGGAACAGAATTGGAAAGAGGCTAATCAAGAATGGTATGAAGAAATAATCATGCAAGCTGATTTTGTTGATTCTGTTTCGAAGAAGCCCTATGAGAGTCCCCAGCAATTAAAAGATAAGAATATTTTTTTACTAAAAAAAAGTGATGCATTACTGCTTTTTTATGATGAAGAGAAACCTGGCAGTCCTAAGTACTTATATGAGCTAGCACAAAAGTATCAAGAGCAAAACACGTATGAAATTCGTAAAATTCAATTTTCAGATCTCCAAGATATTGTTGAAGAAATAAGGTTTCAGGACGAGTATTAA
- a CDS encoding CotD family spore coat protein, translating to MHCKPNNILPAVVHPTKCCVNNTFTNNIVPHIHPTHTTTVNHVNYEHQHFFPHTQSSETVVTNTQANMGPAPAPFPTAPTAPAFPQMGGTPFTATGQFFPGQAGMSGMPGGFPFRKR from the coding sequence ATGCATTGTAAACCTAATAATATTTTACCTGCAGTAGTTCATCCGACAAAGTGTTGTGTGAATAACACTTTTACAAATAATATTGTGCCACATATTCACCCAACGCATACTACTACTGTAAATCATGTGAACTACGAGCACCAACATTTCTTCCCGCACACTCAATCTAGTGAGACAGTAGTAACTAATACTCAAGCTAATATGGGTCCTGCTCCAGCTCCATTCCCAACTGCGCCTACAGCACCTGCTTTTCCTCAAATGGGAGGAACTCCATTTACAGCTACTGGTCAATTCTTCCCAGGTCAAGCTGGTATGTCTGGAATGCCTGGTGGATTTCCATTCAGAAAACGATAA
- a CDS encoding ribonuclease H-like domain-containing protein: MSIKNKLNRMKTHLKKEEQTLPVKNPEAKKGTIPFMKEWEQENVSPYWLDSEYCLIREVRYPLDYKHGNYTFRDFCGVVDEWNKASYDHPLSAKGHQPKDLFFFDTETTGLGGGAGNTIFILGYAQLQQEEIVLKQHVLPHPGAEVPLFNSFLENVDYTTLVTYNGKAFDWPQVKTRHTLIKEHVPKLPEFGHFDLYHASRRMWKHRLERTKLSIVEEEILGVKRKDDIPGFLAPMIYFDFVERKNPEGMLGILKHNEIDILSLITLYTHLSSQLLRKDQEISARETLEVGKWYAIIGQTDVAKQNLESIKDQDKEVLLEAAFLLAKEYKREKKFEDALSLWQKITETYTWETNQIIVIQSLIELAKFAEHKEKNPQKALQLTKKAQNLLYEQETLPKMEQELQKRYERLIRKLHTI, from the coding sequence ATGTCTATTAAAAATAAATTGAACAGAATGAAGACGCATCTAAAAAAAGAAGAGCAAACCCTTCCTGTGAAAAATCCCGAAGCAAAAAAAGGGACAATCCCATTCATGAAGGAGTGGGAACAGGAAAATGTCTCGCCTTATTGGTTAGATAGTGAATATTGCTTAATTCGGGAAGTGCGCTATCCTCTTGATTATAAACACGGGAATTATACGTTTCGAGATTTTTGTGGGGTGGTCGATGAATGGAATAAGGCAAGCTATGATCATCCCCTTTCTGCAAAAGGACATCAGCCTAAGGATTTATTCTTTTTTGATACAGAAACAACAGGACTTGGAGGCGGTGCAGGCAATACTATTTTTATCCTTGGTTACGCTCAGCTACAACAAGAGGAGATCGTTTTAAAACAGCATGTATTGCCACATCCTGGAGCAGAAGTGCCTTTATTTAATAGTTTTTTAGAAAATGTAGACTATACAACGCTCGTAACCTATAATGGCAAGGCCTTTGATTGGCCGCAAGTAAAAACAAGGCATACGCTAATTAAGGAGCATGTACCAAAGCTTCCTGAATTTGGTCACTTTGATTTGTACCACGCTTCCCGCCGTATGTGGAAGCATCGTTTAGAAAGAACAAAATTATCTATCGTGGAAGAAGAAATTCTTGGAGTAAAACGGAAGGATGACATTCCTGGGTTTCTTGCTCCGATGATTTATTTTGATTTTGTAGAACGAAAAAATCCTGAAGGCATGCTTGGCATCTTAAAGCATAATGAAATAGATATTCTTTCTTTAATCACCTTGTACACCCATCTAAGCAGTCAATTGCTAAGAAAAGATCAAGAAATCAGTGCAAGAGAGACTTTAGAGGTAGGGAAATGGTACGCAATTATCGGGCAAACGGACGTTGCCAAGCAAAACCTAGAGAGTATCAAGGACCAGGATAAAGAAGTGCTTTTAGAAGCAGCTTTTTTATTGGCTAAGGAATATAAAAGAGAGAAGAAGTTTGAAGATGCTCTTAGCTTGTGGCAAAAAATTACGGAAACATATACATGGGAGACGAATCAAATTATTGTAATTCAATCACTTATCGAACTAGCAAAATTCGCTGAACATAAAGAGAAAAATCCGCAAAAAGCATTGCAACTCACAAAAAAAGCGCAAAATCTACTTTATGAACAAGAAACTTTACCGAAGATGGAGCAGGAACTCCAAAAAAGGTACGAACGTCTAATTAGAAAACTGCATACGATTTAA
- a CDS encoding DEAD/DEAH box helicase: MKVRKNLQEIIRDLKTKDEYKERISFWHTIEAKEAVTVPLPDDLIPNLKDALQKRGVTRLYTHQHSSYQAIREGKSIVAVTPTASGKTLCYNLPVIQSIAEDKNARALYMFPTKALAQDQKSELNELIESAELQINSYTYDGDTPASIRQKVRKAGHIVITNPDMLHSAILPHHTKWVSLFENLKYVIIDELHIYRGVFGSHVANVIRRLKRICAFYGSNPIFICTSATIANPKELAENLTEQRVQLINNNGAPSGKKHFVFYNPPIVNIPLNIRRSATLEVRQLAGELLKNKIQTIIFAKSRVRVEILLTYLQELVKFQLGPKSIRGYRGGYLPTERREIEQGLRQGNIYGVVSTNALELGVDIGQLQACVMTGYPGTIASSWQQAGRAGRRHDESLVIMVASSSPLDQYMVANPDYFFSRNPETARINPDNLIILIDHMKCAAYELPFKEGDTFGNCEITEILEFLTDERILFQNGDKWYWMNDSFPAHNISLRSASQENIVIIDISDVSKSRVIGESDRFSAMTLLHEEAIYMHQGIQYQVEKLDWEEKKAYVREVSVDYYTDANLAVSLKVLEEDNKSNYQKAETGFGDVSIVAMSTIFKKIKFETHENIGSGPITLPEEELHTNAAWISFQPSDLEWEQEQTEQGLLGAAHALKHIAPLLVMADPQDLHVVPQVKAEHNEKATIFFYDQYPGGIGLSKKIYEEMPAVLKEAKKMVGNCSCEYGCPSCIGTESHAHNSKRDVMKILSLLENSEISI, encoded by the coding sequence ATGAAAGTACGTAAAAATCTTCAAGAAATTATAAGGGATTTAAAAACAAAAGATGAATATAAAGAGAGAATTTCTTTTTGGCATACAATAGAAGCGAAAGAGGCGGTTACCGTTCCTCTTCCAGATGATTTAATTCCTAATTTAAAAGATGCTTTGCAAAAGCGCGGGGTCACCCGGTTATATACACATCAACATTCATCGTATCAAGCAATTCGGGAAGGAAAAAGTATCGTTGCTGTTACCCCAACAGCATCAGGTAAAACGCTTTGCTACAATCTGCCGGTCATCCAGTCGATTGCAGAGGACAAAAACGCCCGAGCATTATATATGTTTCCTACAAAGGCACTTGCACAGGATCAGAAAAGTGAATTGAATGAATTAATTGAAAGTGCAGAACTACAAATAAACAGTTATACATATGATGGAGATACACCAGCTTCTATTCGGCAAAAAGTTCGAAAAGCTGGCCATATTGTTATTACCAATCCAGATATGCTTCATTCTGCCATTTTGCCCCATCATACAAAATGGGTATCTCTATTTGAAAATCTTAAGTACGTCATTATCGATGAGCTGCATATATACAGAGGTGTATTTGGGAGTCATGTAGCCAATGTTATCCGTAGGTTAAAACGGATTTGTGCATTTTATGGCAGCAATCCTATCTTTATATGTACATCTGCTACGATTGCAAATCCAAAAGAATTAGCGGAAAATTTAACAGAACAGCGGGTTCAATTAATAAATAATAATGGTGCTCCAAGTGGAAAGAAACATTTTGTTTTTTATAATCCTCCTATTGTGAATATCCCTTTGAATATAAGGAGAAGTGCTACTTTAGAAGTACGCCAATTAGCAGGTGAGTTGCTAAAAAATAAAATTCAAACAATTATTTTTGCCAAAAGCCGTGTACGAGTAGAGATATTACTTACGTATTTACAGGAACTTGTCAAATTTCAACTTGGACCTAAGTCTATTCGCGGCTATCGAGGTGGCTATTTGCCAACAGAAAGAAGAGAAATTGAACAGGGATTACGTCAAGGCAATATTTATGGAGTGGTCAGTACAAATGCGTTAGAGCTAGGAGTAGACATTGGACAACTTCAAGCTTGTGTCATGACTGGATACCCGGGTACAATTGCAAGTTCGTGGCAGCAAGCAGGAAGAGCAGGTCGCAGACATGACGAATCTCTTGTCATTATGGTCGCTAGCTCAAGTCCTCTTGATCAGTATATGGTGGCAAATCCAGATTATTTTTTTAGCAGAAATCCAGAAACGGCGAGAATAAATCCTGATAATCTTATTATTCTCATAGATCATATGAAATGTGCAGCATATGAACTACCCTTTAAAGAAGGGGATACCTTTGGTAATTGTGAAATTACCGAAATTCTTGAATTTTTAACAGATGAGCGCATTCTCTTTCAAAATGGGGATAAATGGTATTGGATGAATGATTCTTTTCCAGCTCATAATATTAGTCTCCGTTCCGCTTCTCAAGAAAATATTGTTATTATTGATATCTCGGATGTAAGTAAAAGCAGAGTAATTGGAGAAAGCGATCGCTTTTCAGCGATGACGTTATTGCATGAAGAAGCAATTTATATGCATCAAGGAATTCAATATCAAGTAGAAAAGCTTGATTGGGAAGAAAAGAAAGCCTATGTCCGCGAGGTAAGTGTCGATTATTATACAGATGCAAATTTAGCGGTATCTTTAAAAGTGTTAGAAGAAGACAATAAAAGTAACTATCAAAAAGCAGAAACTGGATTTGGTGATGTCAGCATTGTTGCAATGAGCACCATTTTTAAAAAAATAAAATTTGAAACCCACGAAAATATTGGATCTGGCCCGATTACTCTGCCAGAAGAGGAGCTCCATACAAATGCAGCATGGATCTCTTTCCAACCAAGTGATCTAGAATGGGAACAAGAGCAAACAGAACAGGGGCTATTAGGGGCTGCTCATGCGTTAAAGCATATTGCCCCATTACTTGTCATGGCAGATCCACAAGATTTGCATGTAGTCCCACAAGTTAAAGCAGAACATAATGAAAAAGCAACAATATTCTTCTATGACCAATATCCTGGCGGGATTGGTTTAAGTAAGAAGATATATGAAGAAATGCCTGCAGTATTAAAAGAAGCAAAAAAAATGGTGGGAAATTGTTCCTGTGAATACGGCTGTCCTTCCTGCATAGGGACAGAGAGCCATGCACATAACAGTAAAAGAGATGTAATGAAAATTCTCTCGCTTTTAGAGAATAGTGAGATTTCCATATAA
- a CDS encoding alpha/beta fold hydrolase: MNHIVVDNEQLSYIEEGKGETVILIHGFCGSVDYWEYIIPLLSENFHVIAVDLRGHGSSTYRGESFEIEDLAKDINKLLEKLEIDKVYMFGHSLGGYVTLAFAELFAEHLKGFGLVHSTAYPDTEEGKEGRLKAIRKIQDLGIKEFVNGLIPNLFADESLRDLPNEIEKAKKIGYQTDGIAAMETQAAMRKRPDRNGVIEQANVPVVLIKGTKDKVVSLDRVTSASNPKVSEVQLETGHMSMQEAPQKLANAIYSFISSNSK, from the coding sequence ATGAATCATATTGTAGTTGACAATGAACAACTATCCTATATAGAAGAAGGAAAAGGAGAAACCGTTATATTAATTCATGGTTTTTGCGGCAGTGTTGATTATTGGGAGTATATTATTCCACTCCTTTCAGAAAATTTCCATGTGATAGCAGTAGATCTAAGAGGACATGGCAGCTCTACCTATAGGGGCGAATCATTTGAGATAGAAGATTTAGCCAAGGATATAAATAAACTATTGGAAAAATTAGAGATAGACAAAGTATATATGTTTGGCCATTCGCTCGGCGGCTATGTAACATTGGCATTTGCTGAACTTTTTGCCGAGCATTTAAAAGGATTTGGCTTAGTACACTCCACTGCTTATCCTGATACAGAAGAAGGGAAAGAAGGACGATTAAAGGCTATTCGTAAAATCCAAGATCTTGGAATAAAAGAGTTTGTCAATGGGCTAATTCCTAATTTATTCGCAGATGAATCACTAAGGGATTTACCTAATGAAATAGAAAAAGCGAAAAAAATTGGCTATCAAACCGATGGAATTGCGGCGATGGAGACACAAGCAGCAATGAGAAAAAGACCAGATAGAAATGGTGTAATTGAACAGGCAAATGTTCCTGTTGTACTTATAAAGGGGACGAAAGATAAAGTGGTTTCCTTAGATCGCGTTACTTCTGCTTCAAATCCGAAAGTGTCAGAAGTTCAATTAGAAACAGGGCATATGAGTATGCAGGAAGCCCCACAGAAGTTGGCAAACGCCATTTATTCCTTTATTTCGTCAAATAGTAAATAA